One window of Burkholderia vietnamiensis LMG 10929 genomic DNA carries:
- a CDS encoding cupin domain-containing protein: MSTEVAERLRFVRNKHGLSQRELAKRAGVTNGAISLIEQGRVSPSVGSLKKLLECIPMSLAEFFTFELVESRSVVSRRDQMPNLGNDALAFHLVGAGVKDRNMCIMREIYQPLADTGAEMLAHAGHEGGVVVSGRLELTVDGETWLLDPGDGYYFESRLPHRFRNPSAEQLCEVVSANSPATF; this comes from the coding sequence ATGTCCACTGAAGTCGCCGAGCGTCTGCGTTTCGTGCGCAACAAGCATGGCCTGTCGCAGCGCGAGCTCGCAAAGCGCGCGGGCGTGACCAACGGCGCGATCTCGCTGATCGAACAGGGGCGCGTGAGCCCGTCGGTCGGCTCGCTGAAGAAGCTGCTCGAATGTATTCCGATGAGTCTCGCCGAGTTCTTCACGTTCGAACTGGTCGAGTCGCGCTCGGTCGTGTCGCGTCGCGATCAGATGCCGAACCTCGGCAACGACGCGCTCGCGTTTCATCTCGTCGGCGCGGGCGTGAAGGATCGCAACATGTGCATCATGCGCGAGATCTATCAGCCGCTCGCCGATACCGGCGCGGAGATGCTCGCGCATGCGGGGCACGAGGGCGGCGTCGTCGTGTCGGGGCGGCTCGAGCTGACCGTCGACGGCGAGACGTGGCTGCTCGATCCCGGAGACGGCTACTACTTCGAAAGCCGTTTGCCGCACCGTTTTCGCAATCCCAGCGCGGAGCAGCTCTGCGAGGTCGTGTCGGCCAATTCGCCGGCCACCTTCTAA
- the glmS gene encoding glutamine--fructose-6-phosphate transaminase (isomerizing): protein MCGIVGAVAQRNIVPVLIEGLRRLEYRGYDSCGVAVLEPDAPRRARSVARVADLDAQVHEAHLEGTTGVAHTRWATHGAPVTQNAHPIFSSNALALVHNGIIENFETLRDALRAKGYEFVSQTDTEVIAHLVHSLYRGDLFEAVREAVQQLHGAYAIAVTHKDQPHTVVGARQGSPLVVGHGDGENFLASDALALAGSTDRFTFLEEGDVCELSLDGVKIVDRHGALVERETRVVSAYGGAVELGPYRHFMQKEIFEQPRAISDTVPQTEAFEPTLFGAAASAAFANIDSLLILACGTSYYSGLTAKYWLESIAKIPTQVEIASEYRYRESVPNPRQLVLVISQSGETADTLAALKHAQSLGHTHTLAVCNVATSAMVRLTEMQFLTHAGTEIGVASTKAFTTQLVALFVLAATLGKLRGHVDAAQEAQFLKQLRHLPAALNSVLALEPQIIAWSEEFARKENALFLGRGLHYPIALEGALKLKEISYIHAEAYPAGELKHGPLALVTEAMPVVTVAPNDTLLEKLKSNMQEVRARGGELYVFADADTQIVNDDGLHVIRMPEHYGQLSPILHVVPLQLLAYHTACARGTDVDKPRNLAKSVTVE, encoded by the coding sequence ATGTGCGGCATTGTCGGCGCAGTTGCGCAGCGTAATATCGTTCCGGTGCTGATCGAAGGATTGCGGCGCCTCGAATACCGTGGCTACGATTCGTGCGGCGTCGCCGTGCTCGAACCCGACGCACCGCGCCGCGCGCGCAGCGTCGCGCGCGTCGCCGATCTCGACGCGCAGGTCCACGAAGCCCATCTCGAAGGCACGACCGGCGTCGCGCACACGCGCTGGGCCACGCACGGCGCGCCCGTCACGCAGAATGCGCATCCGATCTTCTCGTCGAACGCGCTCGCGCTGGTCCACAACGGCATCATCGAGAACTTCGAGACGCTGCGCGACGCGCTGCGCGCGAAGGGCTACGAGTTCGTGTCGCAGACCGACACCGAAGTGATCGCGCATCTGGTGCACAGCCTGTATCGCGGCGATCTGTTCGAAGCGGTGCGCGAGGCCGTGCAGCAGCTGCACGGCGCATACGCGATCGCGGTCACGCACAAGGATCAGCCGCACACCGTCGTCGGCGCGCGCCAGGGCTCGCCGCTCGTGGTCGGCCACGGCGACGGCGAGAACTTCCTCGCGTCCGATGCGCTCGCGCTGGCCGGCAGCACCGACCGCTTCACGTTCCTCGAAGAAGGCGACGTCTGCGAACTGTCGCTCGACGGCGTGAAGATCGTCGATCGCCACGGCGCGCTCGTCGAGCGCGAGACGCGCGTGGTCAGCGCGTACGGCGGCGCGGTCGAGCTCGGCCCCTATCGCCACTTCATGCAGAAGGAAATCTTCGAGCAGCCGCGCGCGATCAGCGACACGGTGCCGCAAACCGAAGCGTTCGAGCCGACGCTGTTCGGCGCGGCGGCAAGCGCTGCGTTCGCGAACATCGACAGCCTGCTGATCCTCGCGTGCGGCACCAGCTACTACTCGGGCCTCACCGCGAAGTACTGGCTCGAATCGATCGCGAAGATCCCGACCCAGGTCGAGATCGCGAGCGAATACCGCTACCGCGAGTCGGTGCCGAACCCGCGCCAGCTCGTGCTCGTGATCTCGCAGTCGGGCGAGACGGCCGACACGCTCGCGGCGCTCAAGCACGCGCAGTCGCTCGGCCACACGCACACGCTCGCCGTGTGCAACGTCGCGACGAGCGCGATGGTGCGGCTCACCGAGATGCAGTTCCTCACGCACGCGGGCACCGAGATCGGCGTCGCGTCGACCAAGGCGTTCACGACGCAGCTCGTCGCGCTGTTCGTGCTGGCGGCGACGCTCGGCAAGCTGCGCGGGCACGTCGACGCCGCGCAGGAAGCGCAATTCCTGAAGCAGCTGCGCCACCTGCCGGCCGCGCTGAACAGCGTGCTCGCGCTCGAGCCGCAGATCATCGCGTGGTCGGAAGAATTCGCGCGCAAGGAAAACGCACTGTTCCTCGGCCGCGGGCTGCATTACCCGATCGCGCTCGAAGGCGCGCTGAAGCTGAAGGAAATCTCGTACATCCACGCCGAAGCCTATCCGGCCGGCGAGCTGAAGCACGGGCCGCTCGCGCTCGTCACGGAAGCGATGCCGGTCGTCACGGTCGCGCCAAACGATACGCTGCTGGAGAAGCTGAAGTCGAACATGCAGGAAGTGCGCGCGCGCGGCGGCGAGCTGTACGTGTTCGCCGACGCCGACACGCAGATCGTCAACGACGACGGCCTGCACGTGATCCGGATGCCGGAACACTACGGGCAGCTGTCGCCGATCCTGCACGTGGTGCCGCTGCAGCTGCTCGCGTATCACACCGCGTGCGCGCGCGGCACCGACGTCGACAAGCCGCGCAACCTCGCGAAGTCGGTGACGGTGGAATAA
- a CDS encoding gamma-glutamyl-gamma-aminobutyrate hydrolase family protein has product MERKPLVGITADLTQIGAHASHTVGDKYVAAIVDGAHALAMVLPALGDRQSVDDVLATVDGLLFTGSYSNVEPHRYGGEPSAPGTKHDPARDATTLPLLRAALDAGVPVLAVCRGFQELNVVCGGTLHQRVHEVPGLDDHREDDDAPMDTQYGPAHVVHLTPGGLLHTLAGGRDDVHVNSLHKQGIAQLGAGLAVEAVAPDGLIEAVSVVDAPAFALAVQWHPEWRHAQDPLSTAIFRAFGDACRARRHARTQAACSAALA; this is encoded by the coding sequence ATGGAAAGGAAACCTCTCGTCGGCATCACTGCCGACCTCACGCAGATCGGCGCTCACGCGTCGCATACGGTCGGCGACAAGTACGTCGCGGCGATCGTCGACGGCGCGCACGCGCTTGCGATGGTGCTGCCCGCGCTCGGCGATCGCCAGTCGGTGGACGACGTGCTCGCGACGGTCGACGGCCTGCTGTTTACCGGCAGCTACTCGAACGTCGAGCCGCATCGATACGGCGGCGAGCCGAGCGCGCCCGGCACCAAGCACGATCCGGCCCGCGACGCGACGACGCTGCCGCTGCTGCGCGCCGCGCTCGACGCGGGCGTGCCGGTGCTCGCCGTCTGCCGCGGCTTTCAGGAGCTGAACGTCGTCTGCGGCGGCACGCTGCATCAGCGCGTGCACGAAGTGCCGGGCCTCGACGATCACCGCGAGGACGACGACGCGCCGATGGACACGCAGTACGGCCCCGCGCACGTCGTGCATCTGACGCCGGGCGGCCTGCTGCACACGCTCGCCGGCGGCCGCGACGACGTCCACGTCAACTCGCTGCACAAGCAAGGCATCGCGCAGCTCGGCGCCGGCCTCGCCGTCGAAGCCGTCGCGCCGGACGGTCTGATCGAAGCCGTCAGCGTCGTCGACGCACCGGCGTTCGCGCTCGCCGTGCAATGGCATCCGGAATGGCGGCACGCGCAGGACCCGCTGTCCACGGCGATCTTCCGCGCGTTCGGCGACGCATGCCGCGCACGCCGCCACGCGCGCACGCAGGCCGCGTGCTCCGCTGCGCTCGCATGA
- a CDS encoding aldehyde dehydrogenase, which translates to MNKLTLADWQDKAASLRIEGRAFIDGASRDAHGGKTFDCVSPIDGRVLAKVADCGEADVNAAVAAARRAFDAGVWAGLNPRARKAVLLRWAALMRTHLDELALLETLDAGKPIGDTTTVDVPGAAYCVEWFAEAIDKVGGEVAPADHHLVGLVTREPVGVVAAVVPWNFPILMAAWKFGPALAAGNSVVLKPSEKSPLTAIRVAQLAYEAGIPAGVFNVVPGAGEPGKLLALHRDVDCIAFTGSTAVGKLIMQYAAQSNLKRAWLELGGKSPNIVLPDCPDLERAAQAAAGAIFYNMGEMCTAGSRLLVHRDIKDAFIEKLVAAARAYVPGNPLDPSVSMGAIVDGIQLERVLGYIEAGRSEGTLLTGGARVRQETGGFYVEPTVFEVKPDAKIAREEIFGPVLSVIVFDDVDEAVRIANDTEYGLAAAVWTSDLTTAHDVSRRLRAGTVWVNCYDEGGDMNFPFGGYKQSGNGRDKSLHALEKYTELKSTLIRLR; encoded by the coding sequence ATGAACAAGTTGACTTTGGCTGACTGGCAGGACAAGGCGGCGTCGCTCCGGATCGAAGGGCGCGCATTCATCGACGGCGCGTCGCGCGACGCGCACGGCGGCAAGACGTTCGACTGCGTGAGCCCGATCGACGGCCGCGTGCTCGCGAAGGTGGCCGACTGCGGCGAAGCCGACGTGAACGCGGCGGTCGCGGCCGCGCGGCGCGCGTTCGACGCCGGCGTGTGGGCCGGGCTGAACCCGCGCGCGCGCAAGGCCGTGCTGCTGCGCTGGGCCGCGCTGATGCGCACGCATCTCGACGAACTCGCGCTGCTCGAGACGCTCGATGCGGGCAAGCCGATCGGCGACACGACGACGGTCGACGTGCCGGGCGCCGCGTATTGCGTCGAGTGGTTCGCCGAAGCGATCGACAAGGTTGGCGGCGAGGTCGCGCCGGCCGATCATCATCTGGTGGGCCTCGTCACGCGCGAGCCGGTCGGCGTGGTCGCGGCGGTCGTGCCGTGGAACTTCCCGATCCTGATGGCCGCGTGGAAGTTCGGGCCGGCGCTCGCGGCCGGCAACAGCGTCGTGCTGAAGCCGTCGGAGAAATCGCCGCTGACCGCGATCCGGGTCGCGCAGCTCGCGTACGAGGCCGGCATCCCGGCCGGCGTGTTCAACGTCGTGCCGGGCGCAGGCGAGCCGGGCAAGCTGCTCGCGCTGCATCGCGACGTCGACTGCATCGCGTTCACCGGTTCGACCGCGGTGGGCAAGCTGATCATGCAGTACGCCGCGCAGTCGAACCTCAAGCGCGCGTGGCTCGAGCTCGGCGGCAAGTCGCCGAACATCGTGCTGCCCGATTGTCCGGATCTCGAGCGCGCCGCGCAGGCCGCCGCGGGCGCGATCTTCTACAACATGGGCGAGATGTGCACGGCCGGCTCGCGCCTGCTCGTGCATCGCGACATCAAGGACGCGTTCATCGAGAAGCTGGTCGCGGCCGCGCGTGCGTACGTGCCGGGCAATCCGCTCGATCCGTCGGTGTCGATGGGCGCGATCGTCGACGGCATCCAGCTCGAGCGTGTGCTCGGCTACATCGAAGCGGGGCGCAGCGAGGGCACGCTGCTCACCGGCGGCGCGCGCGTGCGGCAGGAGACGGGCGGCTTCTACGTCGAGCCGACCGTGTTCGAAGTGAAGCCCGACGCGAAGATCGCGCGCGAGGAGATCTTCGGGCCGGTGCTGTCGGTGATCGTGTTCGACGATGTCGACGAGGCCGTGCGGATCGCGAACGACACCGAATACGGGCTCGCGGCCGCCGTCTGGACGTCGGACCTGACGACCGCGCACGACGTGTCGCGCCGGCTGCGCGCGGGCACGGTGTGGGTGAACTGCTACGACGAAGGCGGCGACATGAACTTCCCGTTCGGCGGCTACAAGCAGTCGGGCAACGGCCGCGACAAGTCGCTGCATGCGCTCGAGAAATACACCGAGCTGAAGTCGACGCTGATCCGGTTGCGTTGA
- a CDS encoding heavy-metal-associated domain-containing protein, whose amino-acid sequence MEFEVQDMTCGGCANAITRAVTAADPAAKLDIDVAAKTVKVESAQGAERVQSVIEAAGFHPTLRAA is encoded by the coding sequence ATGGAATTCGAAGTCCAGGACATGACCTGCGGCGGCTGTGCCAATGCGATCACGCGCGCGGTGACGGCCGCCGATCCCGCCGCGAAGCTCGACATCGACGTGGCCGCGAAGACGGTCAAGGTCGAATCGGCGCAGGGCGCCGAACGCGTGCAATCGGTGATCGAGGCCGCGGGCTTCCATCCGACGCTGCGCGCGGCTTGA
- a CDS encoding dihydroneopterin aldolase — protein MFSALLHPRLADCRRLYLRDYEVHINIGAFEHEKRGEQRVVINVDLFVPLAQSTPIDDRLHEVVDYDLMKQSVAQCLARGHIHLQETLCDAIAATLLAHDAVRAVRVCTEKPDAYPDCDAVGVEVFRIKDEERA, from the coding sequence ATGTTTTCCGCTCTCCTGCACCCCCGCCTCGCGGACTGCCGCAGGCTCTACCTGCGCGACTACGAGGTGCACATCAACATCGGGGCCTTCGAACACGAGAAGCGCGGCGAGCAGCGCGTCGTCATCAACGTCGACCTGTTCGTGCCGCTCGCGCAGTCGACCCCGATCGACGACCGGCTGCATGAAGTCGTCGACTACGATCTGATGAAGCAAAGCGTCGCGCAATGTCTCGCGCGCGGCCACATCCATCTGCAGGAAACGCTGTGCGACGCGATCGCCGCGACCCTGCTGGCGCACGATGCCGTGCGCGCGGTACGCGTCTGTACCGAGAAACCGGACGCCTATCCGGACTGCGACGCCGTCGGCGTCGAAGTCTTTCGCATCAAGGACGAGGAGCGCGCATGA
- a CDS encoding glutamine synthetase family protein — protein MQDIEDFLKQHRITEIEAIIPDMAGIARGKITPRNKFTSGESMRLPQAVMVQTVTGEYPEDGSLTGVTDPDMVCVPDTSTIRLIPWAVDPTAQVIHDCVHFDGSPVEISPRYVLRRVLELYKAKGWKPVVAPELEFYLVDMNKDPDLPLRPPVGRTGRPETGRQSYSIEAVNEFDPLFEDIYEYCEMQNLDIDTLIHEVGAAQMEINFMHGDALSLADQVFLFKRTVREAALRHSMYATFMAKPMEGEPGSAMHVHQSIVDEETGRNLFTSPETGGATSLFYNYLAGLQKYTPALMPIFAPYINSYRRLSRFMAAPINVQWGYDNRTVGFRIPHSGPAARRIENRIPGVDCNPYLALAATLAAGYLGMTQRLEPTEPLVSDGYSLPYQLPRNLEEGLTLMAACEPLAGILGDKFLKAYFALKETEYEAFFRVISSWERRHLLLHV, from the coding sequence ATGCAAGACATCGAAGACTTTCTGAAGCAGCACCGGATCACCGAGATCGAAGCGATCATCCCCGACATGGCCGGCATCGCGCGCGGCAAGATCACGCCGCGCAACAAGTTCACGTCCGGCGAATCGATGCGGCTGCCGCAGGCCGTGATGGTGCAGACGGTCACCGGCGAATATCCGGAAGACGGTTCGCTGACCGGCGTGACCGACCCCGACATGGTGTGCGTGCCCGACACGTCGACCATCCGCCTGATTCCGTGGGCCGTCGATCCGACCGCGCAGGTGATCCACGACTGCGTGCACTTCGACGGCTCGCCGGTCGAGATCTCGCCGCGCTACGTGCTGCGCCGTGTGCTCGAGCTGTACAAGGCGAAGGGCTGGAAGCCCGTGGTCGCGCCCGAGCTGGAGTTCTACCTGGTCGACATGAACAAGGATCCGGACCTGCCGCTGCGTCCGCCGGTCGGCCGCACGGGCCGCCCCGAGACGGGCCGCCAGTCGTATTCGATCGAGGCCGTCAACGAGTTCGATCCGCTGTTCGAGGACATCTACGAATACTGCGAAATGCAGAACCTCGACATCGACACGCTGATCCACGAAGTGGGCGCCGCGCAGATGGAGATCAACTTCATGCACGGCGACGCGCTGTCGCTTGCGGACCAGGTGTTCCTGTTCAAGCGCACGGTGCGCGAGGCCGCGCTGCGCCACAGCATGTACGCGACCTTCATGGCCAAGCCGATGGAAGGCGAGCCGGGCTCCGCGATGCACGTGCACCAGAGCATCGTCGACGAGGAAACGGGCCGCAACCTGTTCACGTCGCCGGAGACGGGCGGCGCGACGTCGCTGTTCTACAACTACCTCGCCGGGCTGCAGAAGTACACGCCCGCGCTGATGCCGATCTTCGCGCCGTACATCAACTCGTATCGCCGGCTGTCGCGCTTCATGGCCGCGCCGATCAACGTGCAGTGGGGCTACGACAACCGCACGGTGGGCTTCCGCATTCCGCATTCGGGGCCGGCCGCGCGCCGCATCGAGAACCGCATTCCGGGCGTCGACTGCAACCCGTATCTCGCGCTCGCGGCGACGCTCGCAGCCGGCTACCTCGGGATGACGCAGCGCCTCGAGCCGACCGAGCCGCTCGTCAGCGACGGCTACTCGCTGCCGTACCAACTGCCGCGCAACCTGGAGGAAGGGCTCACGCTGATGGCCGCGTGCGAGCCGCTCGCCGGCATCCTCGGCGACAAGTTCCTGAAGGCGTATTTCGCGCTGAAGGAAACCGAATACGAAGCGTTCTTCCGCGTGATCAGCTCGTGGGAACGCCGCCATCTGCTGCTGCACGTGTAA
- a CDS encoding cupredoxin domain-containing protein produces MNRFVLGFAVALLGASASSAFAADDVVNLTLKDHKFSPDGVTIPAGKRVKFVVKNLDATPAEFESDDFKAEKVVPAGKSVEILVGPLKAGTYEFHDEYHEAQSKTHLTVK; encoded by the coding sequence ATGAATCGTTTCGTTCTCGGTTTCGCCGTCGCCCTGCTCGGCGCATCGGCCAGCTCCGCATTCGCCGCCGACGACGTCGTCAACCTGACGTTGAAGGACCACAAGTTTTCGCCCGACGGCGTGACGATCCCGGCCGGCAAGCGCGTGAAGTTCGTCGTGAAGAACCTCGACGCGACGCCCGCGGAATTCGAGAGCGACGACTTCAAGGCGGAGAAGGTCGTGCCGGCCGGCAAGTCGGTCGAGATCCTCGTCGGGCCGCTGAAGGCCGGGACTTACGAGTTCCACGACGAGTATCACGAAGCGCAGTCGAAGACGCACCTCACCGTCAAGTAA
- a CDS encoding FTR1 family iron permease: MLSTALIVFREVLEAALVVSIVMAATKGVPRRGWWVGGGLVGGVIGAGLIAAFADAISQWASGMGQEVFNAGVMFVATLMLAWHCIWMSRHGREIALQMGEVGRAVAAGSRPLTGLAIVVGAAVLREGSEAVLFLYGIAAGDPGQTPQMIAGGLLGVLGGAGLGYAMYAGLLQIPLKRLFSVTNVLIVLLAAGMASQCVGFLLAAGLVPSWGDAVWDTSWLLKESSVVGKALHALIGYTARPAGIQIAAYVGTLVAIVALARLVGRPQPAVRPPRAAA; encoded by the coding sequence ATGCTGTCAACTGCCCTGATCGTGTTCCGTGAAGTGCTCGAGGCCGCGCTCGTCGTGTCGATCGTGATGGCCGCCACGAAGGGCGTGCCGCGCCGCGGCTGGTGGGTCGGCGGCGGGCTCGTCGGCGGCGTGATCGGCGCGGGCCTGATCGCGGCGTTCGCCGACGCGATCTCGCAGTGGGCGTCCGGCATGGGGCAGGAAGTCTTCAACGCGGGCGTGATGTTCGTCGCGACGCTGATGCTGGCGTGGCACTGCATCTGGATGAGCCGGCACGGCCGCGAGATCGCGCTGCAGATGGGCGAGGTCGGCCGCGCGGTGGCGGCCGGCAGCCGGCCGCTGACGGGGCTCGCGATCGTGGTCGGCGCGGCAGTGCTGCGCGAAGGCTCGGAGGCCGTGCTGTTCCTGTACGGCATCGCGGCCGGCGACCCTGGGCAGACGCCGCAGATGATCGCCGGCGGCCTGCTCGGCGTGCTCGGCGGCGCGGGCCTCGGCTACGCGATGTACGCCGGCCTGCTGCAGATTCCGCTGAAACGCCTGTTCTCGGTCACCAACGTGCTGATCGTGCTGCTCGCGGCCGGGATGGCGAGCCAGTGCGTGGGCTTTCTGCTCGCCGCGGGCCTCGTGCCGTCGTGGGGCGATGCGGTGTGGGACACGTCGTGGCTGCTGAAGGAATCGAGCGTCGTCGGCAAGGCGCTGCATGCGCTGATCGGCTATACCGCGCGTCCGGCCGGCATCCAGATCGCCGCGTACGTCGGGACGCTGGTCGCGATCGTCGCGCTGGCACGGCTCGTCGGCCGGCCGCAGCCGGCCGTGCGGCCGCCGCGCGCCGCGGCCTGA
- the glmU gene encoding bifunctional UDP-N-acetylglucosamine diphosphorylase/glucosamine-1-phosphate N-acetyltransferase GlmU has translation MNIVILAAGTGKRMRSALPKVLHPLAGRPLLSHVIATARTLQPSRLVVVVGHGAEQVQAAVAAPDVQFAVQAEQLGTGHAVRQALPLLDPAQPTLVLYGDVPLTRATTLKRLVDAAHDGRYGILTVTLDEPTGYGRIVRDAAGFVTRIVEQKDASPEQLKIAEINTGIIVTPTAQLSMWLGALKNENAQGEYYLTDVVELAIEAGFEIVTTQPDDDWETLGVNSKAQLAELERIHQRNVADALLVEGVTLADPARVDVRGTLRCGRDVSIDVNCVFEGDVTLADDVTVGPNCVIRNASIGAGTRIDAFTHIDGAQLGANTVIGPYARLRPGAQLADEAHVGNFVEVKNAVIGHGSKANHLTYIGDADIGARVNIGAGTITCNYDGANKFRTVIEDDVFVGSDTQLVAPVRVGRGVTIAAGTTVWKDVAEGTLALNEKTQTAKSGYVRPVKKKS, from the coding sequence ATGAATATCGTGATTTTGGCGGCAGGCACCGGCAAGCGCATGCGTTCCGCGCTGCCGAAAGTGCTCCATCCCCTGGCCGGCAGGCCGCTCCTCTCCCACGTCATCGCTACCGCGCGCACGCTGCAGCCGTCCCGGCTCGTCGTCGTCGTCGGGCATGGCGCCGAGCAGGTGCAGGCCGCGGTCGCCGCGCCCGACGTACAGTTCGCGGTGCAGGCCGAGCAGCTCGGCACCGGCCATGCGGTGCGCCAGGCGCTGCCGCTGCTCGATCCCGCGCAACCGACGCTCGTGCTGTACGGCGACGTGCCGCTCACGCGTGCAACGACGCTCAAGCGTCTGGTCGACGCGGCACACGACGGCCGCTACGGGATTCTGACCGTCACGCTCGACGAGCCGACCGGTTACGGCCGCATCGTGCGCGACGCGGCGGGCTTCGTCACGCGCATCGTCGAGCAGAAGGACGCGTCGCCCGAGCAGTTGAAGATCGCCGAGATCAACACCGGCATCATCGTCACGCCGACCGCGCAGCTGTCGATGTGGCTCGGGGCGCTGAAGAACGAGAACGCGCAGGGCGAGTACTACCTGACCGACGTGGTCGAGCTCGCGATCGAGGCCGGCTTCGAGATCGTCACCACGCAGCCCGACGACGACTGGGAAACGCTCGGCGTGAACAGCAAGGCGCAGCTCGCGGAGCTGGAGCGCATCCATCAGCGCAACGTCGCCGATGCGCTGCTCGTCGAAGGCGTCACGCTGGCCGATCCGGCGCGCGTCGACGTGCGCGGCACGCTGCGCTGCGGCCGCGACGTGTCGATCGACGTGAACTGCGTGTTCGAAGGCGACGTGACGCTCGCCGACGACGTGACGGTCGGCCCGAACTGCGTGATCCGCAACGCGTCGATCGGCGCGGGCACGCGCATCGACGCGTTCACGCACATCGACGGCGCCCAGCTCGGCGCGAACACCGTGATCGGCCCGTACGCGCGGCTGCGCCCCGGCGCGCAGCTCGCGGACGAGGCGCACGTCGGCAACTTCGTCGAGGTGAAGAATGCGGTGATCGGCCACGGCTCGAAGGCGAACCACCTGACCTACATCGGCGACGCCGACATCGGCGCGCGCGTGAACATCGGCGCGGGCACGATCACCTGCAACTACGACGGCGCGAACAAGTTCCGCACCGTGATCGAGGACGACGTGTTCGTCGGCTCGGACACGCAGCTCGTCGCGCCGGTGCGCGTCGGCCGGGGCGTGACGATCGCGGCCGGCACGACGGTCTGGAAGGACGTCGCCGAAGGCACGCTCGCATTGAACGAGAAGACGCAGACCGCGAAGAGCGGCTACGTCCGCCCGGTCAAGAAGAAAAGCTGA
- the ttcA gene encoding tRNA 2-thiocytidine(32) synthetase TtcA, with the protein MNAPQTNDTAADGAATEAIAADSGRRALTRREQKEAYENNKLFKRIARQVGQAIGDYNMIEAGDKVMVCLSGGKDSYAMLDVLLRLRERAPIDFDIVAVNLDQKQPGFPEHVLPEYLTQIGVPFHIENQDTYSIVKRLVPEGKTTCSLCSRLRRGILYRVAGELGATKIALGHHRDDILQTLLLNMFYGGKLKGMPPKLQSDDGRNVVIRPLAYVKETDLEKYAELREFPIIPCNLCGSQPNLKRAEMKALIREWDKRFPGRVDNMFSALANVVPSHLMDTGLFPFASLRATGVADPLGDIAFDEEPCASGDAAGDAAGNTTSGAARPISIVQFDDL; encoded by the coding sequence ATGAACGCCCCCCAAACGAACGACACGGCGGCCGACGGCGCCGCCACCGAAGCCATCGCCGCCGACTCCGGCCGCCGCGCGCTGACGCGCCGCGAGCAGAAGGAAGCGTACGAAAACAACAAGCTGTTCAAGCGGATCGCGCGCCAGGTCGGCCAGGCGATCGGCGATTACAACATGATCGAGGCCGGCGACAAGGTGATGGTCTGCCTGTCGGGCGGCAAGGACAGTTATGCGATGCTCGACGTGCTGCTGCGCCTGCGCGAGCGCGCGCCGATCGACTTCGACATCGTCGCGGTCAACCTCGACCAGAAGCAGCCGGGCTTCCCCGAGCACGTGCTGCCGGAATACCTGACGCAGATCGGCGTGCCGTTCCACATCGAGAACCAGGACACCTACAGCATCGTCAAGCGGCTCGTGCCGGAGGGCAAGACGACCTGCTCGCTGTGCTCGCGGCTGCGCCGCGGGATCCTGTACCGCGTGGCCGGCGAGCTCGGCGCGACCAAGATCGCGCTCGGCCATCACCGCGACGACATCCTGCAGACGCTGCTGCTGAACATGTTCTACGGCGGCAAGCTGAAGGGGATGCCGCCGAAGCTGCAGTCGGACGACGGCAGGAACGTCGTGATCCGCCCGCTCGCGTACGTGAAGGAAACCGATCTCGAGAAATACGCCGAGCTGCGCGAATTCCCGATCATCCCGTGCAACCTGTGCGGCAGCCAGCCGAACCTGAAGCGCGCGGAAATGAAGGCGCTGATCCGCGAATGGGACAAGCGCTTCCCGGGCCGCGTCGACAACATGTTCAGCGCGCTCGCCAACGTCGTGCCGTCGCACCTGATGGATACCGGCCTGTTCCCGTTCGCGTCGCTGCGCGCGACCGGCGTGGCCGATCCGCTGGGCGACATCGCGTTCGACGAGGAGCCGTGCGCGTCCGGCGATGCCGCGGGCGACGCGGCGGGCAACACGACGAGCGGCGCCGCGCGGCCGATCTCCATCGTCCAGTTCGACGACCTGTAA